One Endozoicomonas gorgoniicola DNA window includes the following coding sequences:
- a CDS encoding DUF805 domain-containing protein, with amino-acid sequence MDAKHYKVLFEGKILPGNDEDSVKERLKTLFHADDSRISRLFSGKSYAIRKNISKKEAQKYEKAIMQAGGQCRIVAMDNSWELEPIEEEQTKAGTSGKSLLTRINSRFRKGSSEPFRLIGRMGRCQFNSLCWLIMVIEAVTFLLPMYLPTIQQISTVTMGLHALALIVSVYAMTARLHDLNRSGLQWLFVIIPIVNLMFMSWLAFAKGTNGGNAYGEPPAKPGLFAKLLGLYIPAGIVLVAAAGIYLYQDELLNLIQQVPARLSKEIPGEVGGYLPFLSL; translated from the coding sequence ATGGATGCCAAACATTACAAAGTACTCTTCGAAGGCAAAATCTTGCCCGGCAATGACGAAGACAGCGTGAAAGAGCGCCTGAAAACATTGTTTCATGCGGATGATTCGCGCATAAGCCGTCTGTTCTCCGGCAAGTCATACGCCATACGTAAAAACATCTCGAAAAAAGAAGCCCAAAAATACGAAAAAGCCATTATGCAGGCTGGCGGACAATGCCGGATTGTTGCCATGGACAACAGCTGGGAGCTGGAGCCCATTGAAGAGGAACAGACTAAAGCCGGCACATCCGGGAAGTCTCTGTTAACTCGTATCAATAGTCGCTTTAGAAAAGGCTCATCCGAGCCTTTCCGGCTGATCGGGCGCATGGGGCGATGTCAGTTCAATAGCCTCTGCTGGCTGATTATGGTGATAGAGGCTGTGACTTTCCTGCTGCCCATGTACCTGCCGACCATTCAACAGATATCGACTGTGACGATGGGGCTTCATGCACTGGCCCTCATTGTCTCGGTTTATGCCATGACAGCCCGGCTGCACGATCTGAATCGCAGCGGCTTACAGTGGCTGTTCGTGATCATTCCTATCGTCAACCTGATGTTCATGTCCTGGCTGGCCTTCGCAAAAGGCACGAATGGGGGCAATGCTTATGGTGAGCCGCCTGCCAAACCCGGTCTCTTTGCCAAACTACTGGGACTCTATATTCCAGCAGGTATCGTGCTGGTCGCGGCTGCCGGGATCTATCTGTATCAGGATGAGTTGCTGAACCTGATCCAGCAAGTGCCTGCCAGGCTGTCCAAAGAGATACCCGGAGAGGTCGGGGGCTACCTGCCCTTCCTGTCGCTATAA
- a CDS encoding acetate/propionate family kinase — protein MSKDSILVINCGSSSLKFSVINPATEEEYINGLAERMGSSEAELSWKINGEKGNQFLGQAAHDEAIEALMGLLSKEGLIDNIAAIGHRVVHGGEKFTQSALVTDEIITAIEECVPLAPLHNPAHLRGLKAAQKFFPGLPNAVVFDTAFHQTMAPENYLYAIPYELYEKHGVRRYGAHGTSYRYVGQAAANMLGLDINNSNIMVAHLGNGASACAIKNGKSIDTTMGLTPLEGLVMGTRSGDIDPNVFNFLKNSLGYSLERTTEMLNKESGLLGLSGVDSDCRNIENAAAEGNERAQLTLDVFCHVLAEKLAGFAAAMGSIDALVFTGGIGENSSTIRKNVIERLGIFGFKLDEQKNDETFRGKSGVITKEGSTVAMVVTTNEELMIARDTQALTA, from the coding sequence ATGAGCAAAGATAGCATTCTCGTTATTAACTGCGGCAGTTCTTCCCTGAAGTTCTCTGTTATCAACCCGGCTACCGAAGAAGAATACATCAATGGCCTGGCTGAGCGCATGGGTAGCAGCGAAGCTGAGCTGAGCTGGAAAATCAACGGCGAGAAAGGCAACCAGTTCCTGGGTCAGGCGGCTCATGACGAAGCCATTGAAGCCCTGATGGGACTGCTGAGCAAAGAAGGCCTGATCGACAACATCGCTGCTATCGGTCACCGTGTTGTACACGGCGGCGAGAAATTCACTCAGTCTGCCCTGGTGACTGATGAAATTATCACCGCTATCGAAGAGTGCGTACCACTGGCACCTCTGCACAACCCGGCTCACCTGCGCGGCCTCAAGGCGGCACAGAAATTCTTCCCGGGTCTGCCGAACGCTGTTGTATTTGACACGGCCTTCCACCAGACCATGGCTCCGGAAAACTACCTGTACGCCATTCCATACGAGCTGTATGAGAAGCACGGTGTTCGTCGTTACGGTGCGCACGGCACCTCCTACCGCTATGTTGGACAGGCTGCTGCTAACATGCTGGGTCTGGACATCAACAACAGCAACATCATGGTGGCTCACCTGGGTAACGGTGCCTCTGCCTGTGCCATCAAGAACGGCAAGTCCATCGACACCACCATGGGCCTGACCCCCCTGGAAGGTCTGGTTATGGGTACCCGTTCCGGCGATATTGACCCTAACGTCTTCAACTTCCTGAAGAACTCCCTGGGCTACTCCCTGGAGCGCACCACCGAGATGCTGAACAAGGAATCCGGTCTGCTGGGTCTGTCCGGCGTGGACAGCGACTGCCGCAACATTGAAAATGCTGCAGCGGAAGGTAATGAACGTGCACAGCTGACTCTGGACGTATTCTGCCACGTACTGGCTGAGAAGCTGGCGGGCTTCGCAGCTGCCATGGGTAGCATTGATGCCCTGGTATTCACCGGCGGTATCGGCGAAAACTCCAGCACTATCCGTAAGAACGTGATTGAGCGTCTGGGCATCTTCGGCTTCAAGCTGGATGAACAGAAGAACGACGAAACCTTCCGTGGCAAGAGCGGCGTAATCACTAAAGAAGGTTCTACCGTTGCCATGGTTGTCACCACCAACGAAGAACTGATGATTGCTCGTGATACTCAGGCCCTGACTGCCTGA
- the pta gene encoding phosphate acetyltransferase → MRTFFLAPTRYGVGLTSVTLGLVRALDKLGLRVKFFKPIAQLHVSDTGPERSTKLVQRIMDHEPPAPISSNRVEDLLGDNKGDELMEEIVALFDDASKGAEVLVVEGLVPTRSMPYANRLNNDMARTLNADIILVSEPGENTLEDEADKLEIAADSFGGIKNPNMIGYILNKLDETTINALKGEDGSFKPLPEFARKAFLPLGYIQWDSSLSSPRTLDISNHLGTTIINEGEIATRRVTSYTLSARTPTNMIHHLKPGNLVIAPGDRDDIILATTMAALNGVPLAGLLLTSDLLPSEPVMELCQKAIASGLPVLLTEHDSYNTASKLDRMNNELPIDDTDRVETVMNTLAENLNTEWFKGHCDAIAERRLSPPAFRYNLVQRAMGAKKRVVLPEGDEPRTIKAAVICQERGIAECILLGNRETIEQVARDNGVTLPEGLIIMDPEHVRGRYVEPMVELRKHKGLTAPMAEAQLEDTVVLGTMMLAQGEVDGLVSGAVHTTANTIRPAFQLIKPSRESGGLVSSVFFMLLPDQVLVYGDCAVNPNPDAEALSNIAIQSADSAQAFGIDPRIAMISYSTGASGIGADVERVREATELVRQKRPDLVVDGPMQYDAATVESVARSKAPDSDVAGRATVFIFPDLNTGNTTYKAVQRSADVISVGPMLQGLNKPVNDLSRGALVDDIVYTIALTAIQAEADK, encoded by the coding sequence ATGCGTACATTCTTCCTTGCTCCAACCCGCTACGGTGTCGGTCTGACCTCCGTCACTCTGGGTCTGGTGCGCGCCCTGGACAAACTGGGTCTGCGCGTTAAATTCTTTAAGCCAATTGCTCAGCTGCATGTATCTGATACCGGCCCTGAACGCTCCACCAAGCTGGTGCAGCGCATCATGGATCACGAGCCACCTGCGCCGATCTCCTCCAACCGTGTTGAAGACCTGCTGGGTGACAACAAAGGTGATGAGCTGATGGAAGAAATCGTCGCACTGTTCGACGACGCTTCCAAAGGTGCTGAGGTGCTGGTCGTGGAAGGTCTGGTACCGACCCGCAGCATGCCGTACGCCAACCGTTTGAACAACGATATGGCACGCACCCTGAACGCTGACATTATTCTGGTGTCCGAGCCGGGTGAAAACACCCTGGAAGACGAAGCGGACAAACTGGAAATTGCCGCTGACAGCTTCGGCGGTATCAAGAACCCGAACATGATTGGCTACATCCTCAATAAACTGGATGAGACAACCATCAACGCCCTGAAAGGCGAAGACGGTTCTTTCAAGCCTCTGCCAGAATTCGCCCGCAAAGCCTTCCTGCCGCTGGGTTACATTCAATGGGACAGTTCCCTGTCTTCCCCACGTACCCTGGACATCAGCAACCATCTGGGTACAACCATTATCAACGAAGGTGAGATCGCGACACGCCGTGTTACCTCTTATACATTAAGTGCGCGTACACCGACCAACATGATTCACCACCTGAAGCCGGGCAATCTGGTCATTGCACCAGGCGACCGTGATGACATCATTCTGGCGACCACCATGGCAGCACTGAACGGTGTACCGCTGGCTGGCCTGCTGCTGACCAGTGACCTGCTCCCTTCCGAGCCAGTCATGGAACTGTGCCAGAAAGCCATTGCGTCTGGCCTTCCGGTTCTGCTGACCGAACACGACTCTTATAACACTGCCAGCAAGCTGGATCGCATGAACAACGAACTGCCGATAGACGACACTGATCGTGTTGAAACGGTAATGAACACCCTGGCTGAGAACCTGAACACCGAATGGTTCAAAGGCCACTGTGATGCTATTGCCGAGCGTCGTCTGTCTCCACCAGCGTTCCGTTACAACCTGGTTCAGCGCGCGATGGGTGCCAAGAAGCGTGTTGTACTGCCTGAAGGTGATGAGCCTCGCACGATCAAAGCGGCTGTGATCTGTCAGGAACGCGGTATTGCTGAATGTATCCTGCTGGGTAACCGTGAAACCATTGAACAGGTGGCTCGTGACAACGGTGTCACTCTGCCAGAAGGCCTGATCATCATGGACCCGGAACACGTTCGCGGTCGTTACGTTGAGCCAATGGTTGAGTTACGCAAACATAAGGGCCTGACAGCACCTATGGCTGAAGCCCAGCTGGAAGACACTGTGGTACTGGGTACCATGATGCTGGCTCAGGGTGAGGTGGACGGACTGGTATCCGGCGCGGTTCACACTACAGCCAACACCATCCGTCCGGCATTCCAGCTGATCAAACCAAGCCGTGAATCCGGCGGACTGGTTTCCTCCGTATTCTTTATGCTGCTGCCTGATCAGGTACTGGTATACGGCGACTGTGCGGTTAACCCGAACCCGGACGCTGAAGCATTGTCCAACATCGCTATCCAGAGTGCTGATTCCGCTCAGGCATTTGGCATTGACCCACGTATCGCCATGATCAGCTACTCAACCGGTGCTTCCGGTATCGGTGCCGATGTTGAACGTGTTCGTGAAGCCACTGAACTGGTTCGCCAGAAACGTCCTGACCTGGTTGTAGACGGCCCGATGCAGTACGACGCAGCAACGGTTGAGTCTGTAGCGCGCAGCAAAGCACCGGATTCTGACGTAGCTGGTCGTGCGACAGTGTTCATCTTCCCAGACCTGAATACCGGTAACACCACTTACAAGGCGGTTCAGCGCAGTGCCGACGTTATTTCTGTTGGTCCTATGCTGCAAGGTCTGAACAAACCTGTAAACGACCTGTCCCGTGGTGCGCTGGTAGACGATATTGTTTACACCATCGCCCTGACCGCGATTCAGGCTGAAGCGGACAAGTAA
- a CDS encoding GDCCVxC domain-containing (seleno)protein has protein sequence MKHHLHTRSSITCSDCGHTSDETMPLDACVYLYECKNCQKLMTPDSGDCCIFCSHGTHHCPTSQRESRAYSEMPSASFMTTSTVDAAQAS, from the coding sequence ATGAAGCACCATCTCCATACACGATCCAGCATCACCTGTTCCGACTGCGGCCATACATCGGATGAAACCATGCCACTGGATGCCTGTGTTTACCTGTATGAATGCAAAAACTGCCAGAAACTGATGACTCCCGATTCCGGCGACTGTTGCATTTTCTGCTCCCACGGCACTCACCACTGCCCGACCAGCCAGAGAGAAAGCCGAGCCTATAGTGAGATGCCTTCTGCCTCTTTCATGACCACTTCTACTGTTGATGCTGCTCAAGCTAGCTGA
- a CDS encoding RidA family protein — translation MTIERMEIKQRMSRIVKHNGTIYLCGQVADDASAGIKEQTQTMLDKVDTLLEQAGSNRKHILSATLYIKDMALFAEMNEVWDAWVPEGHAPARACVQASMAREALLVEISVIAAEK, via the coding sequence GTGACTATCGAAAGAATGGAAATCAAACAGCGTATGAGCCGTATCGTTAAACATAACGGCACTATATATCTGTGTGGGCAGGTAGCAGACGATGCCAGTGCAGGCATTAAAGAACAAACACAAACCATGCTCGACAAGGTGGACACGTTGCTGGAGCAGGCTGGCAGCAATCGCAAACACATTCTGTCTGCCACCCTCTACATCAAGGATATGGCCCTGTTTGCGGAAATGAATGAAGTCTGGGATGCCTGGGTGCCAGAAGGTCATGCGCCTGCTCGTGCCTGTGTCCAGGCGAGCATGGCTCGTGAAGCGTTACTGGTTGAGATTTCAGTGATTGCTGCTGAGAAGTAA